The following coding sequences lie in one Gouania willdenowi chromosome 5, fGouWil2.1, whole genome shotgun sequence genomic window:
- the LOC114464008 gene encoding zinc finger protein OZF-like — MSTVGTLSQHDDMFNLCEGTTAGDEEPCDDAFKHHNTSKGSQQPLQSDGVSCEQRKEEMENRHIKAEPEDLCENLSHTLVHVKNEDDEDDEEEKPPLHWRQTEDDVRETKLRSNDRPNTEVKESDSSETEVSDDGDWREPLSESESETKHMNSDVNEMKRRLRSSKNAATVCTNDPKTSLNHKKCTVPTGERPISCDVCRKHFKDKSHLRRHMRVHSRKRKLACDVCGKRFRCKADLIRHSRVHTGEKPFHCDVCGQRFTQRAGVLAHVKLHTGERPFVCDMCHRAFTQKSMLKAHMRVHTGEKPYSCAVCNQTFTLKYTLTVHMRVHTGEKPFSCDLCGKLFTQKCTVKPHMRIHTGEKPYSCDFCGKSFAQKRSLSAHTAVHTGEKPFKCDVCGEEFRLSTHLKKHETEHEAKKKQIKIEKCE; from the exons ATGTCCACCGTGGGAACGCTGAGTCAGCATGACGACATGTTTAATCTGTGTGAAGGAACGACAGCAGGTGATGAAGAACCGTGTGATGATGCCTTCAAACACCACAACACTTCCAAAG GTTCCCAGCAGCCGTTACAGTCTGACGGTGTTtcctgtgagcagaggaaggaGGAGATGGAGAATCGTCACATAAAGGCGGAGCCTGAGGATCTCTGTGAGAATCTCAGTCACACTTTGGTTCATGTGAagaatgaagatgatgaagatgatgaagaggagaaaCCTCCGTTACACTGGAGACAAACTGAGGACGACGTCAGAGAAACCAAACTAAGGTCAAATGATCGTCCAAATACTGAAGTGAAGGAAAGCGACTCCTCTGAGACAGAAGTTAGTGATGACGGTGATTGGCGGGAACCTTTGTCTGAGTCTGAATCTGAAACCAAACATATGAACAGTGACGTGAACGAGATGAAGAGAAGACTGAGATCCAGTAAAAACGCTGCCACGGTTTGCACTAACGACCCTAAAACTTCTTTGAATCATAAGAAATGTACGGTTCCCACAGGAGAGAGACCGATCAGCTGTGACGTTTGTAGGAAACATTTTAAAGACAAGAGTCATCTGAGGAGGCACATGAGAGTCCACAGCAGGAAGAGAAAACTAGCCTGTGACGTGTGCGGGAAACGCTTCCGTTGCAAGGCCGACCTGATCCGACACTCCAGAGTTCACACGGGAGAGAAACCGTTCCACTGTGACGTGTGTGGACAGAGGTTCACTCAGAGAGCTGGAGTTCTGGCTCACGTGAAGCTCCACACAGGAGAACGACCATTTGTTTGTGACATGTGTCATAGAGCGTTCACACAAAAGTCCATGTTAAAGGCACACATGAGAGTCCACACGGGGGAGAAACCGTACAGCTGTGCAGTGTGTAATCAAACGTTTACTCTTAAGTACACGTTAACGGTACATATGAGAGTCCACACGGGAGAGAAACCTTTTAGTTGTGATCTTTGTGGCAAACTTTTCACTCAGAAATGCACCGTGAAACcgcacatgagaatccacacaggagagaaaccctacaGTTGTGATTTTTGCGGAAAGAGTTTTGCTCAGAAGCGAAGTCTGAGTGCGCACACGGCGGTTCACacgggagagaaaccatttaaatgtgacgtTTGTGGTGAAGAGTTCAGACTTTCAACACATTTGAAGAAACACGAGACGGAACacgaggcaaaaaaaaaacagataaagattgaaaaatgtgaataa